One window of the Chitinophagales bacterium genome contains the following:
- a CDS encoding methylmalonyl-CoA mutase family protein — MGKIESSRPELTKDFPSHSKAEWMEQVSRDLEKSGNESEAIWKYSNDLHFPIIFNSEDMSEIGQFTFHRNEGGCAIRMDFSISDPKESNKRIKVALEKGVNAIGLKPEKVLEAEDWEIIFEGVVIEALHVHFLFGSGTLELWTGLKLFLENKNTIQWQGSFDFDPLLNQKSLGQEDLDWLEEACEILPAFKHISIDQHVFHKENQEADELALVLAKLSEYLFQLKAKAPDLIEKNLHSRIQCTVPVGCIYFVEIAKLRALRLLWPNIIKNYGLHEAAVYIQTRNSPLFTHEDPYWNMLRHTTMAMIAVIGGADSIHLKIEGEKEAENPEFFQRIAINVQHILREESKLENVNDPANGSYYIENLSYQLAEKAWGKFQQIEAGGGFSKTEKQ, encoded by the coding sequence ATGGGTAAAATAGAAAGCAGTCGTCCTGAACTTACTAAAGACTTCCCATCCCACAGCAAAGCTGAGTGGATGGAGCAAGTAAGCCGTGATTTGGAAAAATCGGGGAATGAAAGTGAGGCCATATGGAAATACAGTAATGATTTACATTTCCCAATTATTTTCAACTCAGAAGACATGAGTGAAATAGGGCAATTTACTTTTCACAGAAATGAGGGCGGCTGTGCAATTCGCATGGACTTTAGCATTTCAGATCCAAAAGAAAGTAATAAACGGATTAAAGTTGCCCTGGAAAAAGGTGTAAATGCAATTGGACTTAAACCCGAAAAAGTACTGGAAGCAGAAGATTGGGAAATTATTTTTGAAGGCGTAGTGATTGAAGCCCTCCACGTTCATTTTCTTTTTGGAAGCGGAACGCTTGAATTGTGGACAGGACTAAAGCTTTTTCTGGAAAACAAAAACACCATACAATGGCAGGGCTCTTTTGATTTTGACCCACTATTGAATCAAAAAAGCCTGGGACAGGAAGATTTGGATTGGCTGGAAGAAGCTTGTGAAATACTTCCTGCTTTCAAGCACATCAGTATTGATCAGCATGTTTTTCACAAAGAAAACCAAGAAGCAGATGAACTGGCATTAGTGCTTGCTAAACTAAGTGAATACCTTTTTCAATTGAAAGCAAAAGCTCCGGATTTAATCGAAAAAAATCTGCATTCAAGAATACAATGCACTGTACCGGTGGGCTGCATTTATTTTGTAGAAATCGCCAAATTGAGAGCGCTGCGTTTGCTTTGGCCCAACATCATTAAAAACTACGGGCTACATGAAGCTGCAGTGTATATTCAGACACGCAATTCTCCACTTTTCACACATGAAGACCCCTATTGGAACATGTTGCGCCACACCACTATGGCAATGATTGCAGTAATTGGTGGTGCTGACAGCATTCACTTAAAGATTGAAGGAGAAAAGGAAGCTGAAAACCCGGAATTTTTCCAGCGCATTGCCATCAATGTGCAGCATATTCTGCGTGAAGAATCAAAACTGGAAAATGTAAATGACCCTGCCAATGGATCCTATTATATTGAAAACCTAAGCTACCAATTGGCAGAAAAAGCATGGGGAAAATTTCAGCAGATAGAAGCCGGAGGCGGTTTCTCTAAAACAGAAAAACAATGA
- the scpA gene encoding methylmalonyl-CoA mutase: MNRPDFSKIKAFEEDIFPKSVKDSSAYTSAEGISIKSSYGHADIEGMEHLNYAAGLPPFLRGPYSTMYFTRPWTIRQYAGFSDAESSNAFYKRNLAAGQKGLSVAFDLATHRGYDSDHERVVGDVGKAGVAIDSVLDMKILFDEIPLDEMSVSMTMNGAVLPIMAFYIVAAEEQGVDLNQLSGTIQNDILKEFMVRNTYIYPPKASMKIIADIFEFTSRKMPRFNSISVSGYHMHEAGATADIELAYTLADGLEYVRTGIEAGLKIDDFAPRISFFWGIGMNHFMEIAKMRAGRLLWAKIIKQFNPKNQKSMALRTHCQTSGYSLTEQDPFNNVTRTCIEAMAAAFGGTQSLHTNAFDEAIALPTDFSAKIARETQIYLQKETGICNAVDPWGGSYYVEYLTDQLMRKAWGLIQEVEALGGMTKAIESGLPKMRIEEAAAQKQAKVDSGREKIIGVNVFQTENEEEIDIRDVDNAAVRKKQIERLEKLRKYRNETVVGLALSKLTEAAKSEKGNLLELSIDAARKRATLGEISTALEEVYGRYQATIKSVSGVYASAIKDNEHFKKAQQLADEFAEKDGRRPRIMIAKMGQDGHDRGAKVIASSFADLGFDVDIGPLFQTPKEAAMQAAENDVHILGVSSLAAGHKTLVPQVIEELKKLGRQDIKVIAGGVIPKQDYAFLRELGVIGIFGPGTVIAKAAIDILEKMLE, translated from the coding sequence ATGAACAGACCGGATTTTTCAAAGATAAAAGCTTTTGAGGAAGATATTTTCCCAAAATCAGTGAAAGACAGTTCAGCTTATACTTCAGCTGAAGGCATAAGCATAAAATCCTCCTATGGCCATGCAGATATAGAAGGCATGGAACATTTAAACTATGCTGCCGGATTGCCGCCTTTTTTACGCGGCCCCTACTCTACGATGTATTTTACCCGCCCCTGGACCATTCGCCAATATGCAGGATTTTCTGATGCGGAGTCTTCCAATGCTTTTTATAAAAGAAATCTTGCAGCAGGGCAAAAAGGACTTTCCGTGGCTTTCGACCTGGCCACACACCGGGGCTATGATTCTGATCATGAACGCGTAGTGGGCGATGTAGGCAAAGCTGGTGTAGCCATAGATTCCGTATTGGATATGAAAATCCTGTTTGATGAAATTCCACTGGATGAAATGTCAGTTTCCATGACTATGAATGGCGCAGTATTGCCTATTATGGCTTTTTACATTGTAGCTGCCGAAGAACAGGGCGTGGATTTAAATCAACTCAGCGGCACCATTCAAAATGATATTTTAAAAGAATTCATGGTGCGCAATACTTATATCTATCCGCCCAAAGCCTCTATGAAAATTATTGCAGATATTTTTGAATTCACCTCGCGAAAAATGCCCCGTTTCAATTCCATAAGTGTGAGCGGATATCACATGCACGAAGCAGGAGCCACTGCCGATATAGAATTGGCATATACCCTTGCCGATGGTTTGGAATATGTGCGTACCGGAATTGAGGCAGGATTGAAAATTGACGATTTTGCTCCGCGTATTTCTTTTTTCTGGGGCATTGGCATGAACCATTTTATGGAAATTGCAAAAATGCGTGCCGGAAGATTGCTTTGGGCAAAAATCATTAAGCAGTTTAATCCAAAAAACCAAAAATCAATGGCTTTACGCACCCATTGTCAGACTTCTGGTTATTCGCTCACAGAGCAAGATCCTTTTAACAATGTAACCCGAACCTGCATTGAGGCAATGGCGGCAGCATTTGGTGGAACCCAATCCCTGCATACCAACGCATTTGATGAAGCTATTGCTCTGCCTACTGATTTCTCAGCAAAAATCGCCCGTGAGACACAGATTTATTTGCAAAAGGAAACAGGTATTTGCAATGCCGTAGATCCCTGGGGCGGCTCCTATTATGTGGAATACCTCACAGACCAATTGATGCGGAAAGCATGGGGACTGATACAGGAAGTCGAAGCACTGGGAGGAATGACTAAGGCCATTGAGTCGGGACTGCCCAAAATGCGTATAGAAGAAGCTGCTGCACAAAAGCAGGCAAAAGTAGATAGCGGCAGGGAGAAAATTATTGGGGTAAATGTATTTCAAACGGAAAATGAGGAAGAAATAGATATTCGGGATGTGGACAATGCCGCTGTTCGAAAAAAACAAATCGAGCGGCTTGAAAAGCTCAGAAAGTACCGCAATGAAACTGTTGTGGGGCTCGCACTAAGTAAATTAACAGAAGCCGCAAAAAGCGAAAAAGGAAATTTACTGGAATTATCAATTGATGCAGCGAGAAAAAGAGCTACTTTAGGGGAGATATCTACTGCTTTGGAAGAAGTCTATGGCAGGTATCAGGCAACAATAAAATCTGTATCAGGCGTGTACGCATCAGCTATAAAAGACAATGAACACTTCAAAAAGGCTCAGCAATTGGCTGATGAATTTGCCGAAAAAGATGGTAGAAGACCGCGCATAATGATCGCAAAAATGGGTCAGGACGGACATGACCGTGGCGCGAAAGTTATTGCCAGCAGTTTTGCAGATCTTGGCTTTGATGTGGACATCGGACCGCTTTTCCAAACACCCAAAGAAGCAGCCATGCAGGCCGCTGAAAACGATGTACATATTTTAGGCGTGAGCAGCCTCGCAGCAGGGCACAAAACTTTGGTACCGCAAGTTATTGAGGAGTTGAAAAAATTGGGGAGGCAGGATATTAAAGTCATTGCAGGAGGTGTAATACCAAAACAAGATTATGCTTTCCTCAGGGAGCTAGGAGTAATAGGCATCTTTGGTCCGGGAACTGTTATAGCCAAAGCAGCTATTGATATTTTGGAGAAAATGTTGGAGTAA
- a CDS encoding type II toxin-antitoxin system RelE/ParE family toxin, producing MVKRKIKWTKNSEIQLQQILEFYIRRNKSSAYSKKLYGKIQHLKKVASNPEIGIKTKLDAIRGIIVENYIVFYEILNDKIIVLKIWDSRQNPKKLDIPK from the coding sequence GTGGTTAAAAGAAAAATAAAGTGGACTAAAAATTCAGAGATTCAACTTCAACAGATCCTTGAGTTTTACATACGTAGAAACAAGAGTAGTGCTTACTCAAAAAAACTTTATGGTAAAATTCAACATCTCAAAAAAGTAGCTTCAAACCCTGAAATAGGGATTAAAACAAAGCTTGACGCTATTCGGGGTATTATTGTAGAAAACTATATTGTATTTTACGAAATTCTGAATGACAAGATAATTGTTTTGAAAATTTGGGATTCCAGACAAAATCCTAAGAAACTTGACATACCTAAGTAA
- a CDS encoding GNAT family N-acetyltransferase, which translates to MSIIYKTGNEIQSDQLLALYNDAGWQAYTSSPETLQKAVSNSLFVLTAWEDEKLVGLLRMIGDGLTIIYIQDILVLKSHQRRGIGKELINRTFEKFRSVRQKVLLTDNTPETLAFYKNTGFKNVNDLELSAFIRIEK; encoded by the coding sequence ATGTCTATTATCTACAAAACAGGCAATGAAATACAGTCCGATCAATTATTGGCCTTGTACAACGATGCCGGATGGCAAGCCTATACTTCCTCACCGGAAACACTTCAAAAAGCTGTCAGCAACTCACTGTTTGTATTGACTGCCTGGGAAGATGAAAAATTAGTGGGATTGCTGCGGATGATTGGTGACGGCCTCACGATTATCTATATCCAGGACATCCTTGTTTTAAAAAGTCATCAGCGGAGAGGAATTGGCAAGGAATTGATCAACAGAACCTTTGAGAAATTCAGATCGGTTCGGCAAAAAGTATTGCTAACCGACAATACTCCCGAAACCCTTGCTTTTTATAAAAACACCGGCTTTAAAAATGTAAATGATTTGGAATTGAGTGCTTTTATTAGAATTGAAAAATAG